Proteins encoded together in one Pseudomonas arsenicoxydans window:
- a CDS encoding ABC transporter permease: MARLPLLRLFSLAIRQLLRDTRAGELRVLFFALVVAVAASTAIGYFGARLNGAMMLRATEFLGADLLLEGSSPARPEQIKSGTELGLEHAQVVEFSSVIATDNGIQLSSIKAADDVYPLRGELKSAPAPFAPEQPGGGPKPGEAWVEGRLLTALNLKIGDSIDVGMRTLKLTRVLTYEPDRAGNFYSLTPRVLINLSDLAATGVVQPGSRVSYRELWRGTPEALETYRQLIKPGLAANQRIQDARDGNRQIGGALGKAERYLNMASLVAVLLSGVAVALSATRFATRRFDASALLRCLGLSRRDTMVLFSLQLTVLGLLASASGALLGWLAQLGLFALLHDLLPTDVPPGGLFPAIAGIGTGLVALAGFALPPLAALGRVPPLRVLRRDMLPIPSSTWMVYGAALGALGLIMWRLSLDLLLTFALLGGGVIAALLLGGLLLLVLESLRRMLARASLPWRLGLGQLLRHPLAAAGQALAFGLILLSMTLIALLRGELLDTWQNQLPKNAPNYFALNILPADKQAFTDRLIELSAQSAPMYPVVPGRLISINGEPVQQIVSKDSAGDRAIQRDLSLTWAADLPAGNKLTAGNWWSEQPADEIPGVSVEGKVAESLKLKLGDHLVFSVGGVNREAKVTSLRDINWDNFQPNFFMIFQPGTLKDLPATYLTSFYLAADHDQQIVDLSRSFPAVTILQVEALLEQLRSILAQVTLAVEYVLLFVLAAGMAVLFSGLQATLDERIRQGALLRALGAERQLLVKARRIEFGLLGAVSGLLAALGSELVSLVLYRYAFDLPWHPHPWLLVLPLIGALLIGGAGVFGTRRALNASPLTVLREG; the protein is encoded by the coding sequence ATGGCACGCCTGCCGCTACTGCGCCTGTTCAGCCTTGCCATCCGCCAACTCCTGCGCGACACCCGTGCCGGAGAGTTGCGCGTATTGTTCTTCGCCTTGGTGGTCGCCGTGGCGGCGAGCACCGCCATCGGTTACTTTGGCGCCCGCCTGAATGGCGCCATGATGTTGCGCGCCACCGAATTCCTGGGCGCGGACTTGCTGCTTGAGGGCAGTTCTCCTGCTCGCCCCGAACAGATCAAAAGTGGCACGGAACTGGGGCTTGAGCACGCTCAAGTGGTGGAGTTCTCCAGCGTCATCGCCACTGACAACGGCATTCAGCTGTCCAGCATCAAAGCGGCCGACGACGTTTATCCGCTGCGCGGCGAACTGAAAAGTGCCCCGGCCCCCTTTGCCCCGGAACAACCCGGCGGCGGACCAAAACCCGGTGAAGCCTGGGTCGAAGGGCGTCTGCTGACGGCGCTGAATCTGAAGATCGGTGACAGCATCGATGTCGGCATGCGGACCCTGAAACTGACGCGCGTCCTCACTTACGAGCCCGACCGCGCCGGCAATTTCTACAGCCTGACGCCTCGGGTGCTGATCAACCTCAGCGACCTCGCCGCCACCGGCGTGGTGCAACCCGGAAGCCGGGTCAGTTACCGCGAACTCTGGCGCGGCACACCCGAGGCGCTGGAAACTTATCGTCAACTGATCAAACCCGGACTGGCCGCCAACCAGCGCATTCAGGACGCCCGCGATGGCAACCGGCAGATCGGCGGCGCCTTGGGCAAGGCCGAGCGTTATTTGAACATGGCCAGCCTGGTCGCGGTGCTGCTGTCCGGTGTGGCCGTGGCGCTGTCGGCGACGCGCTTTGCCACACGCCGATTCGATGCCAGCGCGTTGCTGCGTTGCCTGGGTTTGTCGCGTCGGGACACCATGGTGCTGTTCAGTTTGCAGCTGACGGTACTTGGCCTGCTCGCCAGCGCGAGCGGCGCCCTCCTCGGCTGGTTGGCTCAGCTCGGATTGTTTGCGTTGCTGCATGACCTGTTGCCGACCGATGTACCGCCGGGCGGGCTGTTTCCGGCCATTGCCGGGATTGGCACCGGGCTGGTCGCGTTAGCCGGTTTTGCCCTGCCACCACTGGCGGCACTTGGCCGGGTACCACCATTGCGCGTGTTGCGTCGAGACATGCTGCCGATTCCTTCAAGCACCTGGATGGTCTATGGCGCAGCGCTGGGTGCCCTCGGCCTGATCATGTGGCGCCTGAGCCTTGATCTGCTGCTGACCTTCGCCCTGCTCGGAGGTGGCGTGATTGCGGCGCTGCTGCTCGGTGGTCTGTTGTTGCTTGTGCTCGAAAGCCTGCGCCGGATGCTGGCGCGCGCTTCATTGCCTTGGCGCCTGGGGTTGGGCCAGCTGCTGCGTCATCCGCTGGCGGCCGCCGGACAAGCCCTGGCCTTCGGCTTGATCCTGTTGTCGATGACGTTGATTGCATTGTTGCGCGGTGAACTGCTGGACACCTGGCAGAATCAACTGCCGAAAAACGCGCCGAATTATTTCGCGCTGAATATTCTGCCTGCCGACAAACAAGCTTTCACCGATCGTCTGATCGAACTCTCAGCGCAATCAGCGCCAATGTACCCGGTGGTGCCTGGACGCCTGATCAGCATCAATGGCGAACCGGTGCAGCAAATCGTCAGCAAGGATTCGGCCGGTGACCGGGCGATCCAGCGCGACCTGAGCCTGACCTGGGCGGCAGACCTGCCGGCCGGCAACAAACTGACCGCAGGCAACTGGTGGAGCGAACAGCCTGCCGATGAGATTCCCGGTGTGTCGGTGGAAGGCAAAGTCGCCGAAAGCCTGAAACTCAAGCTCGGCGATCACCTGGTGTTCAGTGTCGGCGGGGTCAATCGTGAAGCGAAGGTCACCAGTCTGCGTGACATCAACTGGGACAACTTCCAGCCCAACTTCTTCATGATCTTCCAGCCCGGCACGCTGAAGGACTTGCCTGCGACTTACCTGACCAGTTTCTATCTGGCGGCGGATCACGATCAGCAGATTGTCGACCTGTCGCGCAGCTTCCCGGCGGTGACCATCCTGCAGGTCGAGGCCCTGCTGGAGCAACTGCGCAGCATCCTCGCCCAGGTCACCCTGGCGGTGGAGTATGTGCTGTTGTTTGTATTGGCGGCGGGGATGGCGGTGCTGTTCTCCGGCTTGCAGGCGACGCTCGATGAGCGCATTCGCCAAGGCGCACTGCTCAGAGCGCTGGGGGCCGAACGACAATTACTGGTCAAGGCGCGGCGAATCGAATTCGGCCTGTTGGGTGCAGTCAGCGGTTTGCTGGCGGCCCTGGGATCGGAACTGGTGAGCCTGGTGCTTTACCGTTACGCCTTCGACCTGCCGTGGCACCCTCATCCGTGGTTATTGGTGCTGCCGCTGATCGGCGCCTTGCTGATCGGCGGTGCCGGCGTATTCGGCACTCGACGCGCACTGAACGCCAGCCCCCTGACAGTCTTGCGCGAGGGTTGA
- a CDS encoding methyl-accepting chemotaxis protein, translating into MGAWLSNISLKYKFWAVNAVAFFTTLLLVLYAVQLEQQARSHAAQASAQAQARLLNAWPAGQPLPKAEHLLTFSRNQAPLLNGQPLLELADANGWVEINSMPLFGDNPLSGAEVFTRNDGQHVAVIAYGPSLSQVFAERFSNYAAAVFILMLAMLGASQLLIRFLLSQLNTLKDVMLHVEQTGDLSARVPLACKDEVGQMANAFNAMQAGYQRVVNTVASTARQLDVGAARLASSMNEVRHGMLGQQSETDQAATAINEMTATVYHIAQHAGATRDLSQSADTLAGSGQEVVIRVQKSIAGLSSGVQQTAEMIQRLAEDSQKINGVVSVIHSIAEQTNLLALNAAIEAARAGEMGRGFAVVADEVRNLAKRVQTSTDEITLMVAALQAGTRDAVDFMQESSFKADDCVQQAQEAGVALGQITSAVAQMRESNTQIAVAAEQQSQVAEEMNRAVVSIRDVTENTVQQTVDSATTSNELAALAGELSKAIGQLKL; encoded by the coding sequence ATGGGTGCCTGGCTTAGCAATATCTCGCTGAAATATAAATTCTGGGCGGTCAATGCGGTCGCCTTCTTCACCACCCTCTTGCTGGTGCTGTACGCCGTACAGCTCGAACAACAGGCTCGCAGCCATGCCGCTCAAGCGTCGGCCCAGGCTCAGGCACGCTTGCTTAATGCCTGGCCTGCGGGGCAACCGCTGCCCAAGGCCGAGCATCTGCTGACCTTCAGCCGCAACCAAGCGCCGTTGCTGAACGGGCAACCGCTGCTGGAGCTGGCCGATGCCAATGGCTGGGTCGAGATCAATTCAATGCCGCTGTTTGGTGACAACCCGTTGAGCGGTGCCGAGGTATTTACCCGCAACGATGGCCAGCACGTCGCGGTGATCGCCTATGGCCCGAGCCTGAGCCAGGTCTTTGCCGAGCGCTTCTCCAACTACGCGGCAGCGGTGTTCATCCTGATGCTGGCAATGCTTGGCGCCTCGCAGCTGTTGATCCGCTTCCTGCTCAGCCAACTCAATACCTTGAAAGACGTCATGCTCCATGTCGAGCAAACCGGCGATCTGTCGGCGCGGGTGCCGCTGGCGTGCAAGGATGAAGTCGGGCAGATGGCCAACGCGTTCAACGCGATGCAGGCCGGTTACCAGCGCGTGGTCAACACCGTCGCCAGCACCGCCCGGCAACTGGATGTCGGTGCCGCACGACTGGCGTCGAGCATGAACGAGGTGCGCCACGGCATGCTTGGCCAGCAAAGCGAAACCGATCAGGCCGCCACGGCGATCAACGAAATGACCGCCACCGTCTACCACATCGCCCAGCACGCCGGCGCCACCCGCGACCTCTCGCAGAGCGCTGACACCTTGGCCGGCAGCGGCCAGGAAGTGGTCATTCGGGTGCAGAAATCGATTGCCGGGCTGTCCAGCGGGGTGCAGCAGACCGCCGAGATGATCCAGCGCCTCGCCGAGGACAGTCAGAAAATCAACGGCGTGGTCAGCGTGATTCACAGCATTGCCGAGCAGACCAATCTGCTCGCGCTCAACGCCGCGATTGAAGCCGCCCGGGCCGGTGAAATGGGCCGAGGCTTTGCCGTTGTCGCCGATGAAGTGCGCAACCTGGCCAAGCGTGTGCAGACGTCCACCGATGAGATCACGTTGATGGTTGCCGCATTACAAGCCGGGACGCGGGATGCGGTGGACTTCATGCAGGAAAGCTCGTTCAAGGCTGACGATTGCGTACAGCAGGCTCAGGAAGCCGGCGTTGCGTTGGGGCAAATCACCAGCGCGGTGGCGCAGATGCGCGAAAGCAATACGCAGATTGCCGTGGCGGCCGAGCAGCAAAGTCAGGTCGCAGAAGAGATGAATCGGGCGGTGGTGAGTATTCGCGATGTGACCGAAAACACGGTGCAGCAAACCGTGGACTCGGCGACCACCAGCAATGAGTTGGCGGCGTTGGCGGGAGAATTGAGCAAGGCCATCGGGCAACTCAAGCTGTAA
- a CDS encoding MltF family protein, whose protein sequence is MTRPSILLLLCCSLLLPLPAVARLAGPLQAVPATKVRDLAEIRSSRVLRVLVNQSRNSSGEVQGQAIGVEYHRLRAFEQYLNGHARDGQEITLKIIPKSKDQLLGALQRGEGDLVAPGELLDLQPGHAVSSSEPIASNIPLVLVGIKGERRYTRVEQLSGKTLALPTGSAAGDAVSQINSKLALHKLAPVKVEWVDPSLAVEDVLEMVQGGIFHLTIVEQPIAERWGKILPKLRFDKQVPISDPGEEFWFVRRDASMLRASIDRFLTTYKKPSDQDAAFLRIYRRLYQVHYPLAKADRQRLEKLRPVLQKHADAQGMDWLNLAALAFKESALQPGNRGGGGPTGLMQITPTAAQRVGVNNVQDLDANVQAGAKYLAMIRRKFFASPKLNERERMAFVLAAYNIGPERVQGMRAEARRRGLNPNQWFFQVERIAMEQVGMGPVSYVNSVNKYYLAFDRERESLEPQGQKLALRK, encoded by the coding sequence ATGACACGTCCCTCGATTTTGCTGCTGCTGTGCTGTTCGTTGCTGCTGCCGTTGCCGGCGGTTGCACGCTTGGCTGGGCCGTTGCAAGCCGTGCCGGCGACCAAGGTTCGCGACCTGGCAGAGATCCGCAGCAGCCGGGTATTACGCGTGCTGGTCAACCAGAGCCGCAACAGCTCCGGCGAAGTCCAGGGACAAGCCATCGGCGTCGAATATCACCGCTTGCGTGCGTTCGAGCAATACCTCAACGGTCACGCCCGTGACGGTCAGGAAATCACTCTCAAGATCATCCCCAAATCCAAGGATCAACTGCTTGGCGCGTTGCAGCGTGGGGAAGGGGATCTGGTCGCGCCGGGAGAACTGCTCGATTTGCAACCGGGCCATGCTGTCAGCAGCAGCGAACCGATTGCCAGCAACATCCCGTTGGTACTGGTAGGAATCAAGGGTGAGCGCCGCTACACCCGGGTCGAACAGCTGTCCGGGAAAACCCTGGCATTGCCCACGGGCAGTGCGGCGGGGGATGCGGTCAGTCAGATCAATTCAAAGCTGGCGCTGCACAAACTGGCTCCGGTGAAAGTCGAGTGGGTCGATCCCAGTCTTGCCGTCGAGGATGTGCTGGAGATGGTCCAGGGCGGGATCTTTCACCTGACGATCGTCGAGCAACCGATAGCCGAGCGCTGGGGCAAGATCCTGCCCAAGTTACGATTCGATAAACAGGTGCCGATCAGCGATCCGGGCGAAGAGTTCTGGTTTGTCCGCCGCGACGCCTCGATGCTTCGGGCAAGCATCGACCGCTTTCTGACCACCTACAAGAAACCGTCGGACCAGGATGCGGCGTTCCTGCGAATCTATCGACGCCTATATCAAGTGCACTATCCATTGGCCAAGGCTGATCGCCAGCGCCTGGAAAAACTGCGTCCAGTGCTGCAAAAGCACGCTGACGCTCAAGGCATGGACTGGCTGAACCTCGCGGCGCTGGCCTTCAAGGAGTCAGCGCTACAACCCGGCAACCGCGGTGGCGGCGGCCCCACCGGGCTGATGCAGATCACTCCGACCGCGGCCCAGCGTGTGGGCGTCAACAACGTTCAGGACCTGGATGCCAATGTGCAGGCCGGGGCCAAGTACCTGGCGATGATTCGTCGCAAGTTCTTCGCAAGTCCCAAACTCAATGAGCGCGAGCGCATGGCATTTGTGCTGGCGGCCTACAACATAGGACCCGAACGGGTCCAGGGCATGCGCGCCGAGGCCCGGCGCCGCGGTTTGAATCCCAATCAGTGGTTCTTCCAGGTCGAACGAATTGCCATGGAGCAGGTGGGAATGGGCCCCGTCAGCTATGTTAATAGCGTGAACAAGTATTACCTGGCGTTCGATCGTGAGCGAGAGTCGTTGGAGCCCCAGGGGCAGAAACTTGCCTTACGGAAATGA
- a CDS encoding ABC transporter ATP-binding protein produces MGASILTAKNLSKVVPSAEGELTILHELSLELNKGDSLAIVGASGSGKSTLLGLLAGLDLPSSGEVTLAGQGLSTLDEDQRARIRAEHVGFVFQSFQLLDSLNALENVMLPLELDGRKDARERATELLQRVGLGQRLTHSPRQLSGGEQQRVAIARAFAAEPDVLFADEPTGNLDSHTGERISDLLFELNQERGTTLVLVTHDERLAHRCRRLIRLEAGLLVAPLEP; encoded by the coding sequence ATGGGCGCAAGCATTCTCACCGCGAAGAACCTCAGCAAAGTGGTTCCTAGCGCGGAAGGTGAACTGACTATCCTGCACGAACTCAGTCTGGAACTGAACAAGGGCGACAGCCTGGCCATCGTTGGCGCCTCCGGTTCCGGCAAATCTACCCTGCTCGGCCTGCTCGCCGGCCTCGACCTGCCGAGCAGTGGCGAAGTCACCCTCGCCGGGCAAGGCCTGAGCACACTCGATGAGGACCAGCGCGCGCGCATCCGCGCCGAGCACGTTGGTTTTGTGTTCCAGTCGTTTCAGCTGCTGGACAGCCTCAACGCTTTGGAAAACGTCATGCTGCCGCTCGAACTCGACGGCCGCAAAGATGCCCGTGAACGCGCCACCGAACTGTTGCAGCGAGTCGGCCTGGGGCAGCGCCTGACCCATTCACCGCGCCAGCTCTCAGGGGGCGAACAGCAACGTGTGGCGATTGCCCGTGCATTTGCCGCCGAACCCGATGTGCTGTTCGCCGATGAGCCCACCGGCAACCTCGACAGCCACACCGGCGAGCGCATCAGCGATTTGTTATTCGAACTCAACCAAGAGCGCGGCACGACCCTGGTGCTGGTGACCCACGACGAACGCCTGGCACATCGCTGCCGGCGTCTGATTCGCCTTGAAGCCGGCCTGCTGGTCGCCCCTCTGGAGCCTTGA
- a CDS encoding DoxX family protein, whose protein sequence is MSSLINKVMFTRASYGLTVLRIFVGIIFAAHGSQKLFGMFGGYGIAGTAQYMESLGLAPGHLMAILSGGTEFFGGLALIIGLLVRPAALGLTFLSLVAIFTVHISHGLFMANNGYEFALALLGGSIAVLIEGAGKLSVDRAIAG, encoded by the coding sequence ATGAGCTCACTGATCAACAAGGTGATGTTTACCCGCGCCAGCTACGGCCTGACCGTTTTGCGCATCTTCGTCGGCATAATTTTCGCCGCGCACGGTTCACAAAAACTCTTTGGCATGTTCGGTGGCTACGGCATCGCCGGTACCGCGCAGTACATGGAAAGTCTTGGCCTGGCACCAGGTCATCTGATGGCGATTCTGTCGGGTGGTACCGAGTTCTTCGGCGGCCTGGCACTGATCATCGGTCTGCTGGTGCGTCCGGCAGCGCTGGGGCTGACCTTCCTCTCGCTGGTCGCCATTTTCACCGTGCACATCAGCCACGGTCTGTTCATGGCCAACAACGGTTATGAATTCGCCCTGGCCCTGCTCGGCGGCAGCATCGCCGTACTGATCGAAGGCGCCGGCAAGCTGTCGGTCGACCGTGCCATCGCTGGCTGA
- the greB gene encoding transcription elongation factor GreB produces MSRYRPPRTAGTALITPEGEARMRAEFHELWHIRRPQVTQSVSEAAAQGDRSENAEYTYGKKMLREIDSRVRFLTKRLEALKVVSEKPSDPNKVYFGAWVTIEDEDRKESRYRIVGPDELDLKLGLISIDSPLARALIGKALDAEVRVQTPTGEQCVYIVAIEYL; encoded by the coding sequence ATGAGCCGTTATCGCCCTCCCCGCACCGCCGGCACCGCACTGATCACCCCCGAAGGTGAAGCGCGGATGCGCGCCGAGTTTCATGAACTCTGGCATATACGGCGGCCTCAGGTCACGCAATCGGTCAGCGAGGCAGCTGCACAAGGCGATCGCTCCGAAAACGCTGAATACACCTATGGCAAAAAAATGCTGCGCGAGATCGACAGTCGCGTGCGCTTTCTCACCAAGCGGCTTGAAGCGTTGAAGGTGGTCAGCGAGAAGCCCAGCGATCCGAACAAGGTCTACTTCGGCGCCTGGGTCACCATCGAAGACGAAGACCGCAAAGAGTCGCGCTACCGTATCGTCGGCCCCGACGAGCTGGACTTGAAACTGGGCTTGATCAGCATCGACTCGCCACTGGCACGCGCGCTGATCGGCAAGGCATTGGACGCCGAAGTTCGGGTCCAGACACCGACCGGTGAGCAATGCGTGTATATCGTGGCGATCGAGTACCTGTGA
- a CDS encoding L,D-transpeptidase family protein, producing MLPRFPAVTRCLSLAALCVAGPVAALELPLPPPGEDIIGQVQVIKAKYEDTFADLGTTYDLGYLEMVAANPGVDPWLPGAGTEVILPTRFILPPGPREGIVINLAEYRLYYYPKGRNVVYTFPLGIGREGWGSPIAHTTITAKTPNPTWTPPASIKAEHAADGDPLPNVVPAGPDNPLGPFKFSLGTPGYLIHGSNKKFGIGMRTSHGCFRMFNNNVLEMASMVPVGTSVRIINDPYKFGVSGGKVYLEAHTPLDDSGNPSVVDKHTAVINAMLKREDITNNLRMNWDVVRDVVAAEDGLPVEIAVPNTSAPLVTSAPLDPLQ from the coding sequence ATGTTGCCGCGTTTTCCTGCCGTCACCCGCTGCCTGTCTCTTGCCGCCCTTTGTGTGGCGGGTCCCGTAGCCGCATTGGAGCTGCCCCTGCCACCACCTGGTGAAGACATCATCGGTCAGGTGCAGGTCATCAAGGCCAAGTACGAAGATACCTTCGCCGACCTTGGCACAACCTACGATCTGGGCTATCTGGAAATGGTCGCGGCCAACCCGGGCGTCGATCCGTGGTTGCCGGGCGCCGGCACTGAAGTCATCCTGCCAACGCGCTTCATCCTGCCGCCGGGCCCGCGTGAAGGCATCGTGATCAACCTGGCTGAATACCGCCTCTACTACTACCCGAAAGGCCGGAACGTGGTGTACACCTTCCCGCTGGGTATCGGTCGTGAAGGCTGGGGCTCGCCGATCGCCCACACCACCATCACCGCGAAAACGCCGAACCCGACCTGGACCCCTCCAGCGTCGATCAAGGCCGAGCACGCCGCCGACGGTGACCCATTGCCGAATGTGGTGCCGGCCGGCCCGGACAACCCGCTGGGGCCGTTCAAGTTCAGCCTGGGCACTCCGGGCTACCTGATCCACGGCTCGAACAAAAAGTTCGGCATCGGCATGCGTACCAGCCATGGCTGCTTCCGTATGTTCAACAACAACGTGCTTGAGATGGCGAGCATGGTGCCGGTCGGCACGTCGGTGCGGATCATCAATGACCCGTACAAGTTCGGCGTCAGCGGTGGGAAGGTTTACCTGGAAGCACACACGCCGCTGGACGACTCGGGCAACCCGTCGGTGGTCGACAAGCACACCGCCGTGATCAACGCGATGCTCAAGCGCGAAGACATCACCAACAACTTGCGCATGAACTGGGATGTGGTGCGTGATGTGGTGGCCGCTGAAGATGGCCTGCCGGTGGAAATCGCCGTGCCGAACACTTCCGCGCCACTGGTGACGAGCGCGCCGCTCGACCCGCTGCAGTAA
- a CDS encoding TatD family hydrolase has product MQLIDIGVNLTNPSFDDKHQAVLERAYAAGVCQLVLTGTSVEGSEQALELCRQLDESAQRLFATAGIHPHSASDWNADSAQRLRSLLKETNMVAVGECGLDFNRDFSPRPQQEKVLEEHLAMAVDLQLPVFLHERDASQRLLEILRDYRDQLPAAVVHCFTGEKKALFSYLDLDLHIGITGWICDERRGTHLHPLVKEIKRGRLMLESDAPYLLPRSLRPKPKNGRNEPAYLTEVLREVALHRGETEEDLAAHTTACARAFYGLPTIPQ; this is encoded by the coding sequence ATGCAACTCATCGATATCGGCGTCAACCTGACCAACCCCAGTTTCGACGACAAACACCAGGCTGTACTCGAGCGCGCGTATGCCGCCGGGGTCTGCCAATTGGTACTGACCGGCACCAGTGTCGAGGGCAGTGAACAGGCGCTGGAGCTGTGCCGGCAACTGGACGAAAGCGCGCAACGGCTGTTTGCCACCGCGGGTATTCACCCTCATTCGGCCAGTGACTGGAACGCTGATAGCGCCCAACGTTTGCGCAGTTTGCTCAAGGAAACCAACATGGTCGCCGTGGGTGAATGCGGGCTGGATTTCAATCGTGATTTCTCGCCGCGCCCCCAGCAGGAAAAGGTCCTCGAAGAACACCTGGCGATGGCGGTCGATCTGCAATTGCCGGTGTTCCTCCATGAGCGCGATGCCAGTCAGCGGTTGCTGGAAATCCTGCGTGATTACCGTGATCAGTTGCCAGCGGCGGTGGTGCATTGCTTCACCGGCGAAAAGAAGGCGCTGTTCAGTTACCTGGATCTGGATTTGCACATCGGCATCACTGGCTGGATTTGTGACGAGCGCCGCGGCACGCACCTGCATCCACTGGTGAAAGAGATCAAGCGCGGACGCCTGATGCTCGAGAGCGATGCGCCGTATCTGCTGCCGCGCAGCTTGCGGCCCAAACCAAAGAACGGTCGCAATGAACCAGCGTATCTGACCGAGGTGCTGCGCGAGGTGGCGTTGCATCGTGGGGAAACGGAGGAAGACCTGGCCGCCCACACGACTGCCTGCGCACGGGCGTTCTACGGCTTGCCTACGATCCCTCAATAA
- a CDS encoding arylesterase, translated as MRVWFLSAGLALMCMAQNAAAGTVLIVGDSISAGFGLDTRLGWVSLLEQRLKREGFDDKVVNASISGDTSAGGQARLPALLAEHKPALVILELGGNDGLRGMPPANLQQNLASMIDSSRASGAKVLLLGMQLPPNYGKRYTDAFAEVYGKLAEEKKIPLVPFFLDGVGGHPDLMQADGLHPAAGAQDKLLENVWPTLKPLL; from the coding sequence ATGCGTGTGTGGTTTTTGAGTGCTGGCCTGGCCTTGATGTGCATGGCCCAGAACGCAGCGGCGGGTACTGTCCTGATCGTTGGCGATAGTATCAGCGCCGGTTTCGGACTGGATACCCGCTTGGGGTGGGTCTCGTTGCTCGAGCAACGGCTCAAGCGCGAAGGTTTCGACGATAAGGTAGTCAATGCCTCCATCAGCGGCGACACCAGTGCTGGAGGCCAGGCGCGCCTGCCTGCGCTGCTTGCAGAGCATAAACCGGCGTTGGTAATCCTTGAGTTGGGCGGCAACGACGGGCTGCGTGGGATGCCCCCGGCTAATTTGCAACAAAACCTTGCATCGATGATCGACAGCTCCAGGGCGAGCGGTGCGAAGGTGTTGCTGCTGGGCATGCAGTTGCCTCCCAACTATGGCAAGCGTTATACCGACGCGTTTGCCGAGGTCTACGGCAAACTGGCCGAGGAAAAAAAGATCCCGCTGGTGCCCTTTTTCCTCGACGGTGTGGGCGGCCATCCAGACCTGATGCAGGCCGACGGATTGCACCCGGCTGCCGGGGCTCAGGACAAGTTGCTGGAAAATGTCTGGCCGACACTGAAACCGCTGCTTTGA
- the oprI gene encoding outer membrane lipoprotei OprI, whose protein sequence is MNNVLKFSALALAAVLATGCSSVSKETEARLTATEDAAARSQARADEAYRKADEALAAAQKAQQTADEANERALRMLDKASRK, encoded by the coding sequence ATGAACAACGTTCTGAAATTCTCTGCTCTGGCTCTGGCCGCAGTTCTGGCTACCGGTTGCAGCAGCGTATCGAAAGAAACCGAAGCACGTCTGACCGCTACTGAAGACGCAGCAGCTCGCTCCCAGGCTCGTGCAGACGAAGCCTACCGTAAAGCTGATGAAGCTCTGGCTGCTGCTCAAAAAGCACAACAGACTGCTGACGAAGCTAACGAGCGTGCTCTGCGCATGCTGGACAAAGCTAGCCGCAAGTAA